CTCCCGGACGATCAGCTCGGTCACCAGGTCGATCCGGCTGGTCGACAACTCGGCGCCCCGGGCCAGGTCGAGCAGCATCTGGGTGGCGGTGCCGGCCATGTCCCGCAGCGGCTGGTTGATCGTGGTCAGGGCGGGGCCGATCCAGGCGGCGAAGGGCAGGTTGTCGTACCCGATGACGGAGAGGTCCTCGGGGACCCGCAGGCCGAGCTGGCGGGCGGCCCGGAGCACCCCCATGGCCTGCATGTCCGACCCGGCGAAGATCGCGGTCGGCCGGTCGGGTCGGCCGAGCAGTTCCATGCCGTACGCGTAACCGGAGTCGATGTAGAAGCTGCCGTAGCGCACCAGCTCGGGATCGACCGGCACCCCGGCCTCGTCGTGGGCGAACCGGAAGCCGGCCGCGCGGGCCCGGCTGCACAGTACGTCCTGTGGGCCGGAGATGATCGCGATCCGCCGGTGCCCCAGCTCCAGCAGGTGGCGGGTGGCGAGCAGGCCGCCGTTCCAGTTGTTGGAGCCGACGGTCGGCACGGAGGCCGAGGTCGCGCTGTCGGTGTCGACGACGACGAACGGGATCAACTGGCGCTGGAGCTGCTGCTGCTGGAGCTCGGTCAGGTGGCAGAGCACGAAGAGCACCCCGAGGGGCCGGCGGGCGAGCGCCGCGTCCAGCCACTGGGCCGACGGGCTGTGCTCCCCGCCGAGCTGGGAGACGGCCACCCCGAGCCCGGCGGCGGAGGTCACCGCCTCGACCCCGCGCATGATCTCCATGGCCCACTCGGAGTCGAACTCGTGGAACACCAGGTCGATCTGTCCGGCGCTGGTCGGCTGCCGTCTGTTGCGGCGGCGGTACCGGTGGCGTTCCAGGCTGGCCTCGACCCGCGCCCGGGTCGAGGCGGAGACGTCGGAGCGGCCGTTGAGGACCTTCGAGACGGTGGCCACCGAGACCCCGACCTCACCGGCGATGGTCGCGATGGTGGCGGTGGCCGGTGGGCCGGACGACTGGGGGCGGGATGCTGTCATCGGAGCCTCATCCGCATCGAAAGTTTCGGAGACCTTAACACGCCCCTCGGCGACGCGGTGTCGGGTGTGGACGGTACGGGAGTGCGGGCCGATGACCCACCAAGACATCGATGCCCTTGACACGGTTTGACGCGGACCATAGGTTGCCGAAAACGGTAACGCCGCGATTACCGAAATTATCGGGCGCCGGTATCGGCTCCACGGGTCCTGCCCCGGCAGGCCGCACCACCCGGTCAGACCTAAGGGGTTTGCGTATGACAAGTCAGGTGTCCGTCGACAGTGGTCCATCGTCGGGTGCCATCGCCGACTGGCGCGATCCGCAGCTGTTGCCGGCCGAGCGGGCCGAGGCCCTCCTCGCGCTGATGTCGCTGGAGGAGAAGATCGCCCAACTGGTCGGGGTCTGGGTCGGCGCCGAGGCCTCCGGGGAGGGCGTCGCCCCGCACCAGTCCGACATGATCGACGGTACGCCGTCGTGGCCCGTCCTCATCCAGCACGGGTTGGGGCAGCTGACCCGCCCGTTCGGCACCGCACCCGTCGATCCGGTGCTCGGCGCGCGGTCGCTGGCCGCCTCCCAGGCGCAGATCGTGGCGGCGAGCCGGTTCGGCATCCCGGCACAGGTGCACGAGGAGTGCCTGACCGGCTTCGCCGCCTGGCGGGCCACCGTCTACCCGACCCCGCTGAGCTGGGGCGCCTGCTTCGACCCCGAGCTGGTCGAGGAGATGGCCGGGCGGATCGGGCGGTCGATGCGGGCCGCCGGGGTGCACCAGGGGCTGGCCCCGGTGCTCGACGTCACCCGGGACTACCGCTGGGGGCGTACCGAGGAGACCATCGGCGAGGACCCGTACCTGGTCGGCACGACCGGCGCGGCGTACGTGCGGGGCCTGGAACGGGCCGGCATCGTCGCCACCCTGAAGCACTTCGCCGGATACTCCGCCTCCCGGGGTGGCCGCAACCTGGCCCCGGTGGCGATGGGCCGGCGGGAGCTGGCCGACGTGATCCTGCCGCCGTTCGAGATGGCCCTGCGACTCGGCGGGGCCCGCTCGGTGATGAACTCGTACGCCGAGATCGACGGCGTGCCGGTCGCCGCCGACGAGGAGCTGCTCACCGGGCTGCTGCGGGTGCGGTGGGGATTCGCCGGCACGGTGGTGGCGGACTACTTCTCGGTGCGGTTCCTGCAGACCCTGCACGGGGTGGCCGGTCGCGGCGAGGACGCCGCGCGACTGGCCCTGCGGGCCGGGATCGACGTGGAGCTGCCCACCGTGGACACCTTCGGTCCGGAGCTGGTGGCGGCGGTGCGCGCCGGTGCGGTCGACGAGGCGTTGATCGACCGGGCGGTGCGCCGGGTGTTGCGCCAGAAGGCCGAGCTGGGCCTGCTCGACGAGGGGTGGCAGGCGCTGCCGCCGGAGGTCGACCAGCTCCGCCTCGACGACGAGGCCAGCCGGGAGGTCGCCGTACGACTGGCCCGGCAGGCCGTCGTGCTGCTGCGCAACGACGGGGTGCTGCCGCTGGCCGCCGGCCGGCGGATCGCGCTGGTGGGTCCGGTCGCCGACGACCCGACCGCGCTGCTCGGCTGCTACTCCTTCCCCAACCACGTGGGGGTGCAGCACCCCGGGCACGGGATCGGGCTGGACCTGCCCTCGCTCCGCGCCGAGCTGGCCGACCTGGTGCCCGGTCTGACCTACGTGCCCGGCTGCGCGGTCACCGGCGAGGACACCTCGGGCATCGCGGCGGCGGTCGCCGCGGCCACCGAGGCCGACGTCTGCGTGCTGGCCGTCGGCGACCGGGCCGGGATGTTCGGCCGGGGCACCTCCGGTGAGGGCTGCGACGCCGCCGACCTGCGCCTGCCCGGGGTCCAGGCGGAGCTGGTCCGGGCGGTGCTGGCCACCGGTACCCCGGTCGTGCTGGTGCTGATGACCGGGCGGCCCTACGCGCTCGGCGCGGAGTTCGACGCGGCGGCCGCCGTGGTGCAGGCCTTCTTCCTGGGCCAGCGGGGCGGGCAGGCGCTCGCCGAGGTGCTCACCGGCCTGGTCGACCCGTCCGGGCGGCTGCCGGTCAGCATTCCCCGCGACGCCGGTGGCCTGCCGGGCACCTACCTGACCCCGCCGCTGGGTAGGCGTACCGAGGTGTCGTCGGTGGACCCGACCCCGGCGTACCCGTTCGGTCACGGGCTCGGCTACACCACGTTCGAGTGGTCCGACGCGGCCCTGCTCGGGCCGGCCGACCAGCCGCGCACCGACCCGGAGCCGGCCGAGTGGGCGGTCGACGGCGAGGTGTCGGCACGGATCACCGTGCGCAACACCGGCTCCCGGGGCGGTACCGAGGTGGTCCAGCTCTACCTGCACGATCCGGTGGCGCAGACCACCCGGCCGGTGGTCCGACTGATCGGGTACGCCCGGGTGCCGCTGGCCGCCGGCGCGGCGGCCGAGGTGACCTTCCGGGTGCCTGCCGAGCTGACGTCGTTCACCGGGCTGCGCGGGCGGCGCATCGTCGAGCCCGGCGAGGTCGAGCTGCGTTTCGGCCGGTCCAGCGGCGACCCGGTGGCCCGCCTGGCGCTGCGCCTGACCGGTGCCGAGCGCGAGGTCGATCACCACCGCGAACTGCTCAGCGAGGTACGGGTGGCACCCGTCGGGCAGCACGGTCAGGCCGAGCGGTGACCTCCGGGACACTGCGGCCACCCCCGCAGCCGCCCGCCCCGCTCCCGTCGGGGCCGGTCGTCGGCCGTCCGGCGACGCGTCGTCGGAGCTGGCGGCAGGCGTTGCGCCGGGACTGGCAGCTCTACTCGCTGGCCGTCCTGCCGCTGCTGTTCTTCCTGGTCTTCCGGTACCTGCCGATGGTCGGCAACGTGATCGCGTTCCGCCGGTTCCGGCCCGGCGGCAGCATCTTCGGCGACTACTGGGTGGGCCTGCGGTACTTCCGGATGTTCCTGACCGACCCGACGTTCTGGGAGGTGTTCACCAACACCCTGGTCCTGGGGACGCTCACCCTGCTGTTCTGCTTTCCGCTGCCGATCGTGCTGGCGTTGCTGCTCAACGAGGTACGCGCCCGCCGGCTCAAGCGGTTCGTCCAGTCTGTGTCGTACCTGCCGCACTTCCTGTCCATCGTGATCGTGGCGGCCATGGTGATGCAGCTGACCTCGATGGACGGCACGGTCAACCAGCTCGTCCAGGCCACCGGGGCGGATCCGGTGCCGTTCCTGCAACGGCCGGAGTGGTTCCGTACCGTCTACGTCTCCTCCGAGGTCTGGCAGACCGTCGGCTGGGGCACGATCCTCTACCTCGCCGCGTTGACCACCATCGACGACAACCTGTACGAGGCGGCCCGGATCGACGGGGCGAACCGGTGGCGGCAGACCTGGCACGTGACCCTGCCGGGCATCCGGCCGACCATGGTGACCCTGCTGATTCTCAACATCGGCACCTTCATGGCGGTCGGGTTCGAGAAGATCCTGCTGCTCTACAACCCGCTCACCTACCCGACGGCCGACGTGATCTCCACGTACCTGTTCCGGATGGGCTTCGAGTCCAGCAACTTCAGCTACGCCGCCGCGATCGGGCTCTTCGAGGCGGTGATCGGGTTGGTCCTGGTCCTCTCGGCGAACCTCATCTCCCGGCGCACGGTGGGGACGAGCCTGTGGTGACCGTGACCGTGACGCGGGGGCGCCGGGTCTTCCAGCTGGTCAACGGGATCGTGCTGACCGGCGTGGTGATCGTGACGCTGTACCCGTTCGTCAACATCGTGGCCCGGTCGATGAGCGAGGAGGCGTACCTCATCGCCGGGCAGGTGAACCTGGTGCCGCGCGGGTTCGACCTGACCGCGTACCGGCTGGTGATGGCGGACGCGATGTTCTGGACGAACTACCGCAACACGGTGGTCTACACCGTGCTGGCCACCGCCATCGCGCTGGTGCTGACCACCTGCTACGCGTACGTGCTGTCGAAGCCGCAGCTGCGGGGCCGGCGGCTGCTGGTCGGCGTGGCCCTGTTCACCATGTTCTTCTCCGGCGGGCTGATCCCCAACTACGTCCTGATCACCAGCCTGGGGATGAAGAACACCGTCTGGGCGGTGGTGCTGCCCAACGCGATAAGCGTGTTCAACCTGCTGGTGATGAAGGCCTTCTTCGAGAGCCTGCCGACCGAGCTGGAGGAGGCCGCCGCGGTCGACGGGCTGAACACGTACGGCATCCTGCTGCGCATCGTGCTGCCGCTGTCCAAGGCGATCATCGCCACGATGGTGCTGTTCTACGCGGTGTCGTACTGGAACTCGTGGTTCACCGCCTTCCTCTACCTGGACCGTCAGGAGCTGTTGCCGGTCACCGTCTACCTGCGCAACCTGATCGCCGGGGCGACCGGGGCCAACTCGGCCGGCGCGGTCGCCGACGCCGACGCGGTCCAGGCCGCGGCCACCGTCCAGGCCGTCACGGTCGTGCTCACCACGCTGCCGATCCTGGCCGTGTACCCGTTCGTCCAGCGGTACTTCGTCTCCGGCGTGATGCTCGGCGCGGTCAAGGGATGAGCCGACCGGACCGCCGCACCCCCACCCACCCCACCTGAGAAGTGAAAGGACGAGCCATGCTCCACAGATCGTGGCGGGCAGTGGCGGTAGCCACCGCCGGTGTGCTCGCGCTCAGCCTGGTCGCCTGCTCCGAGGAGACCGCCGAGCAGACGGACCTGTCCGGCAACCGGGTCGGCGCGATGGCCGAGTACGGCACCGGAGACCAGTTCAAGGCGACCGAGGCGGTGAACTTCTCGATCCTCTACAACAACCACACGTTCTATCCGCTGAAGAACGACTGGCTGTTCTGGTCGGAGCTGACCAAGCGCACGAATGTGACGTTGGCGCCGGTGGCTGTGCCGCTGAGTGACTACGAGCAGAAGCGCAGCCTGCTGATCGGCGCGGGGGACGCTCCCCTGATCATTCCGAAGACGTACCACCCGGCGGAGAACGCCTTCGTCTCCTCCGGGGCGATCCTGCCGGTCAGCGACTACCTCGACCTGATGCCGCACTTCAAGGAAAAGATCGAGAAGTGGCAGCTCCAGCCGGAGCTGGACACGCTCAAGCAGTCCGACGGCAAGTACTACCTCCTTCCCGGCCTGCACGAGAAGCCCTGGCACGAGTACTCGC
Above is a window of Micromonospora yangpuensis DNA encoding:
- a CDS encoding LacI family DNA-binding transcriptional regulator, whose amino-acid sequence is MTASRPQSSGPPATATIATIAGEVGVSVATVSKVLNGRSDVSASTRARVEASLERHRYRRRNRRQPTSAGQIDLVFHEFDSEWAMEIMRGVEAVTSAAGLGVAVSQLGGEHSPSAQWLDAALARRPLGVLFVLCHLTELQQQQLQRQLIPFVVVDTDSATSASVPTVGSNNWNGGLLATRHLLELGHRRIAIISGPQDVLCSRARAAGFRFAHDEAGVPVDPELVRYGSFYIDSGYAYGMELLGRPDRPTAIFAGSDMQAMGVLRAARQLGLRVPEDLSVIGYDNLPFAAWIGPALTTINQPLRDMAGTATQMLLDLARGAELSTSRIDLVTELIVRESTAPPADPTGTDPR
- a CDS encoding glycoside hydrolase family 3 N-terminal domain-containing protein, whose product is MSVDSGPSSGAIADWRDPQLLPAERAEALLALMSLEEKIAQLVGVWVGAEASGEGVAPHQSDMIDGTPSWPVLIQHGLGQLTRPFGTAPVDPVLGARSLAASQAQIVAASRFGIPAQVHEECLTGFAAWRATVYPTPLSWGACFDPELVEEMAGRIGRSMRAAGVHQGLAPVLDVTRDYRWGRTEETIGEDPYLVGTTGAAYVRGLERAGIVATLKHFAGYSASRGGRNLAPVAMGRRELADVILPPFEMALRLGGARSVMNSYAEIDGVPVAADEELLTGLLRVRWGFAGTVVADYFSVRFLQTLHGVAGRGEDAARLALRAGIDVELPTVDTFGPELVAAVRAGAVDEALIDRAVRRVLRQKAELGLLDEGWQALPPEVDQLRLDDEASREVAVRLARQAVVLLRNDGVLPLAAGRRIALVGPVADDPTALLGCYSFPNHVGVQHPGHGIGLDLPSLRAELADLVPGLTYVPGCAVTGEDTSGIAAAVAAATEADVCVLAVGDRAGMFGRGTSGEGCDAADLRLPGVQAELVRAVLATGTPVVLVLMTGRPYALGAEFDAAAAVVQAFFLGQRGGQALAEVLTGLVDPSGRLPVSIPRDAGGLPGTYLTPPLGRRTEVSSVDPTPAYPFGHGLGYTTFEWSDAALLGPADQPRTDPEPAEWAVDGEVSARITVRNTGSRGGTEVVQLYLHDPVAQTTRPVVRLIGYARVPLAAGAAAEVTFRVPAELTSFTGLRGRRIVEPGEVELRFGRSSGDPVARLALRLTGAEREVDHHRELLSEVRVAPVGQHGQAER
- a CDS encoding ABC transporter permease is translated as MTSGTLRPPPQPPAPLPSGPVVGRPATRRRSWRQALRRDWQLYSLAVLPLLFFLVFRYLPMVGNVIAFRRFRPGGSIFGDYWVGLRYFRMFLTDPTFWEVFTNTLVLGTLTLLFCFPLPIVLALLLNEVRARRLKRFVQSVSYLPHFLSIVIVAAMVMQLTSMDGTVNQLVQATGADPVPFLQRPEWFRTVYVSSEVWQTVGWGTILYLAALTTIDDNLYEAARIDGANRWRQTWHVTLPGIRPTMVTLLILNIGTFMAVGFEKILLLYNPLTYPTADVISTYLFRMGFESSNFSYAAAIGLFEAVIGLVLVLSANLISRRTVGTSLW
- a CDS encoding carbohydrate ABC transporter permease; the protein is MTVTVTRGRRVFQLVNGIVLTGVVIVTLYPFVNIVARSMSEEAYLIAGQVNLVPRGFDLTAYRLVMADAMFWTNYRNTVVYTVLATAIALVLTTCYAYVLSKPQLRGRRLLVGVALFTMFFSGGLIPNYVLITSLGMKNTVWAVVLPNAISVFNLLVMKAFFESLPTELEEAAAVDGLNTYGILLRIVLPLSKAIIATMVLFYAVSYWNSWFTAFLYLDRQELLPVTVYLRNLIAGATGANSAGAVADADAVQAAATVQAVTVVLTTLPILAVYPFVQRYFVSGVMLGAVKG